The following proteins come from a genomic window of Flavobacterium crocinum:
- a CDS encoding T9SS type A sorting domain-containing protein, whose product MKRLITLTFFAVYAVTYSQQKITFTYDLAGNQTIRTLCLTGCSSKPAREIKEIEAVVDEDLQQFFPGDNISYYPNPVKEELYLKWESVDLNMLSSALIYSVSGQLLRSYNNLENLNTLNVSFAEYSQGVYLIALKYKNGDEKSIKIIKQ is encoded by the coding sequence ATGAAACGTCTTATTACTTTGACGTTTTTTGCTGTCTATGCGGTAACTTACTCGCAGCAAAAAATTACCTTCACTTATGATTTGGCAGGAAATCAAACTATACGGACTTTATGCCTTACCGGATGCAGTTCGAAACCAGCAAGAGAGATTAAGGAAATTGAAGCAGTTGTAGATGAAGATCTCCAGCAGTTTTTCCCTGGAGATAATATCTCATACTATCCCAACCCCGTTAAGGAAGAGCTTTATCTGAAATGGGAATCAGTAGATTTGAATATGCTTTCTTCAGCACTTATTTATTCAGTTAGCGGACAATTACTTAGATCTTATAACAATCTGGAAAACCTAAACACTTTAAATGTCTCTTTTGCGGAGTATTCCCAGGGAGTATATCTTATTGCTTTAAAGTATAAAAATGGGGATGAAAAATCAATTAAAATTATTAAGCAGTAG
- a CDS encoding FG-GAP-like repeat-containing protein codes for MKQFYITFFLLLGLNFTISAQNSEVGSTPGELSVTLSGAANYTMPVSCPPGINGVVPQISLMYNSQSGNGNAGYYGWNIGGISTIQRIASTKFHDGVIDPVDFDNLDRFSLDGNRLIIKNGTSGNYGADQTIYETENFSNIKITSLGVHPNGANYGPAYFKVEYPDGSKAFYGNSTDSRSITEWSITYWENAQGVRINYNYSQTNNILDISSVTYGSLSAATPINEIRFNYGTRIRPEQGYVGGQSFSRTKKLTSINVIGNGVKFKNYVIDYNTTSLNYEQLTYITEKNGDSTKSYPPTAFYYAISGEVIQPKPTVSNTPLGSVNSKNAAAISGDFDGDGNVDFALYPTTGTNQKKEFWLFKDVGSSSFTYPEKVSCGAFENIFPSSGLLPNGKMYYYKGVTVAQLDASDANAVNFNTYFNSTYGFGLENTKKAVFPRRDAQSCYDYLNRAQEKFFFSGDFNGDGLTDVIALDKDINEWACEVDPRTGESESYSFSSSTGKMYFVDLDRRKTDNFVNDAGTLPYYYNSSDSRMETFDVNGDGKTDLLHFMNGKVYVYSLNNNNQIELLFQFVDTDIKTAQTILPGDYNGDGKMDFIITKSAGATSYDYLKFLSTGTAFVKSPQTYLFANMGYTDNSTAVNTCDLIPLDINADGKTDIVQFRSVFTKSNSTGSALITVYKNLGSEFRASATPTYQTTASTAIKSYPLAIFLSPKTNNQYSSIGLISDSQIYAFDSKFDFSAEYSLSVVKNGNGVRKIISYSPLKEIPDQSFYTPTPFAETFPYIDIVAAPNYKIVTKLEQQSANANDNKKQLFGYAGAVSRSDGLGFLGFKSTTRTNWHSNNGRVISTVSKRDISLRGAEIESFSVLDYQSPLASTPSSFVSRSVFTYNNDVLQSNKVFKLKNTSSAEYNGLDGTSKEISTSYNQFNLPLTVTTVLKDGGAVTQTASITTSYNTENALPYYVGVPSGKTETLSVTGSVMSSEEQYEYKSGNYGLLEKIRKKGDASTSFVTEKNDYDNFGNIIKKTITAGNLTPREYSFVYDVSGRFIIKSTDVNGLFKTYDYNLSSGVLNSEVNEFNLSTSYTYDSWFKKLTDTNYLGKSNTYTYSRSAEKIIITKTGDDSSSLEETYDDLGRKIKVKVKDVTGNFSSVDYAYDIYNRNYKISEPYLSGSASLYNETEYDEYGRFVKSTSSTGKMIKCDYTPLTTKSTITENSKSKEVTKNAMGKIVSVTDTPGGSVYYTYFANGNLRKTEFSGAVSEIFQDGWGRKTELKDSSAGIFRYEYNDFGELTKETNANGVTDFTIDDIGRIKDKTVTGNAGTSSSKTYYTYEGNSKLLVKSKFDDLANSTSTINDFTYDSLKRIITTVETTPYAQFTKNFTYDGFGRIATETSTALAGASSTSKIEYKYSNGTRWKILDGQTGAILWQTNTLNAKGQILTALNGPVAITNSYDSNGYASQFKFDQAATPTNNLLTLNTAFDGQKGVLNSRTNSLFNWNETFKYDSADRLIEFTNASGNQEGQSYDDLGRITQNNLGTYNYNSSDQPYRNTSIDPTQQALTYYSGRPSLVVSYNTFKTPIEIEEAGVDRISFIYNDNNMRSGMFYGGLQNEKTLRQYQKHYSADGTMEIKLDKASGAVEFVTYIGGDAYSAPLVLKSDGTTPKYLYLLRDYQNSIVAVSDQSGTIVEKRLFDAWGNIIAVKDGSGIDLGGLTILDRGYTGHEHLQSVGLINMNARLYDPKLHRFMQPDNFIQDIYNTQNHNRYSYVLNNPLMYTDFTGEKFKITFNDILAAVEIVGGAVLTLVTSGVASYAGGALIASGIAHFAGAYSEYQQTGDWGAASNNAGFVFGIKWNTDWGYDSDDKSGLKESVDDYIEKTNWYGVVNAGVGVLGGGVEVVAGLTAEGFTAGFSTALVVDGVYRIAANSARLGMYLSHEEPIADAFPSNSGALLGKLVDGMNGAKPTEVGKMQLYYQVANDLGVFFVTLGNGGAYVDAFYLRPGFWSYSAIGTNWYTIIDYRNMSEEYKKNKNK; via the coding sequence ATGAAACAATTTTACATTACATTTTTTTTATTACTTGGACTTAATTTTACTATTTCAGCCCAAAATTCAGAAGTAGGTTCGACACCAGGGGAGTTATCCGTTACTTTGTCCGGAGCTGCAAATTATACAATGCCCGTAAGTTGTCCTCCGGGAATAAACGGAGTTGTGCCCCAAATAAGTTTGATGTATAATAGCCAGTCCGGAAATGGAAATGCAGGTTATTATGGCTGGAATATTGGAGGGATTTCGACAATTCAGAGAATTGCATCGACGAAATTTCATGATGGGGTTATAGATCCTGTTGACTTTGATAATCTGGATCGTTTTTCTCTTGACGGGAATCGATTAATTATTAAAAATGGCACATCAGGAAACTATGGAGCTGATCAGACTATTTATGAAACTGAAAATTTTTCAAACATAAAAATTACTTCCTTGGGAGTACATCCTAATGGGGCAAATTATGGACCGGCTTATTTCAAAGTTGAGTATCCTGACGGTTCCAAAGCTTTTTACGGCAATTCCACTGATTCCCGTTCAATTACGGAATGGTCGATAACATACTGGGAGAATGCGCAGGGAGTGCGAATTAACTATAATTATTCGCAGACAAACAATATACTGGATATTTCATCCGTAACATACGGAAGCCTATCAGCTGCAACGCCGATAAATGAAATAAGATTTAATTACGGTACAAGGATAAGACCTGAACAAGGGTATGTTGGCGGGCAAAGTTTTAGCAGGACTAAGAAATTAACCAGCATTAATGTGATCGGAAATGGTGTCAAATTCAAAAATTATGTCATAGATTATAATACTACTTCTCTAAATTACGAGCAGTTGACCTACATCACCGAAAAGAATGGTGATAGTACTAAGAGTTATCCTCCCACAGCTTTTTATTATGCAATAAGTGGTGAAGTTATACAGCCAAAACCAACAGTTTCCAATACGCCCTTGGGATCTGTCAATTCTAAGAATGCGGCTGCTATTTCCGGAGATTTTGATGGCGATGGCAATGTTGATTTTGCTTTGTATCCTACAACGGGAACTAATCAGAAAAAGGAATTCTGGCTTTTTAAAGATGTGGGAAGTAGCTCATTTACGTATCCTGAAAAAGTGTCCTGCGGTGCTTTTGAAAATATTTTTCCATCATCCGGTTTGCTTCCAAATGGTAAAATGTATTATTATAAGGGAGTGACTGTCGCACAGTTAGATGCATCAGATGCCAATGCAGTAAACTTTAATACCTATTTTAATTCTACTTATGGTTTTGGACTGGAAAACACTAAAAAAGCAGTTTTTCCACGAAGAGATGCGCAGAGTTGCTATGATTATCTAAACAGGGCACAAGAGAAGTTTTTCTTTAGTGGAGACTTTAATGGTGACGGTCTCACAGATGTCATTGCTTTGGACAAGGATATTAATGAATGGGCATGTGAGGTAGATCCGCGTACAGGGGAATCTGAAAGTTATTCCTTTTCAAGCAGCACAGGTAAAATGTATTTTGTGGATCTGGACAGAAGAAAAACTGACAATTTTGTAAATGATGCGGGAACTCTTCCGTACTATTATAACAGTTCTGACAGTAGAATGGAGACTTTTGATGTTAATGGTGACGGGAAAACTGATCTTCTTCATTTCATGAACGGAAAAGTTTATGTTTATTCTTTGAATAATAATAATCAGATTGAGTTGTTATTTCAGTTTGTCGATACCGATATAAAAACTGCTCAGACAATTTTGCCCGGTGATTATAACGGTGATGGCAAAATGGATTTTATAATCACAAAGAGTGCGGGCGCCACATCTTATGATTATCTTAAATTTCTTTCAACAGGTACTGCATTTGTAAAATCCCCTCAGACCTATTTGTTTGCCAATATGGGATATACGGATAACAGTACGGCGGTGAATACCTGTGATCTTATTCCGTTAGATATAAATGCTGATGGAAAGACGGATATAGTTCAGTTTAGATCCGTTTTTACTAAATCAAATTCAACTGGAAGTGCACTAATTACAGTGTACAAGAATTTGGGGTCTGAGTTTAGGGCTTCAGCAACGCCGACTTATCAGACTACGGCATCAACAGCGATAAAGAGTTATCCGCTTGCGATATTTCTTTCTCCGAAGACAAATAACCAGTATTCATCAATAGGGCTTATTAGTGACAGTCAGATTTATGCTTTTGACTCGAAATTTGATTTTAGTGCGGAATATTCTCTAAGTGTAGTTAAGAACGGTAATGGAGTTAGGAAAATAATTAGTTATAGTCCGTTAAAAGAGATTCCGGACCAATCATTTTATACTCCGACACCTTTTGCCGAAACATTTCCTTATATAGATATTGTTGCGGCTCCTAATTATAAGATTGTAACTAAATTAGAACAACAAAGTGCCAATGCCAATGACAACAAAAAGCAACTCTTTGGTTATGCGGGTGCTGTTTCGAGATCCGATGGACTGGGTTTTCTTGGGTTTAAGTCGACTACAAGAACAAATTGGCATTCTAACAATGGAAGGGTAATTTCAACAGTTTCTAAACGAGATATCTCCTTAAGAGGAGCAGAGATTGAAAGTTTTTCAGTGCTTGATTACCAGTCTCCACTAGCTTCTACACCTTCATCATTTGTTTCCAGATCGGTATTTACGTATAATAATGACGTGCTTCAGAGCAATAAGGTTTTTAAATTAAAAAATACATCATCAGCAGAATATAACGGTTTAGACGGTACAAGCAAGGAGATTTCAACAAGTTATAATCAGTTTAATTTACCCTTGACAGTAACCACTGTGCTCAAGGATGGTGGTGCTGTCACCCAGACAGCATCTATTACAACATCTTATAACACAGAAAATGCTCTGCCTTACTATGTTGGCGTGCCTTCTGGAAAGACGGAGACTCTTTCTGTAACAGGAAGTGTAATGTCTTCTGAAGAGCAGTATGAATATAAGTCCGGTAATTACGGATTGTTAGAGAAAATAAGAAAAAAGGGAGATGCTTCCACAAGTTTCGTAACAGAAAAGAATGACTATGACAACTTTGGTAATATAATAAAGAAAACGATAACAGCCGGAAATCTTACGCCAAGAGAATACAGTTTCGTTTATGATGTTTCGGGAAGATTTATAATTAAAAGTACTGATGTTAACGGTTTATTCAAGACATATGATTATAATTTAAGCTCAGGGGTATTAAATTCAGAAGTAAATGAATTTAATTTAAGTACATCTTATACTTACGACAGCTGGTTTAAAAAACTAACCGATACAAATTATCTGGGTAAAAGCAATACGTATACCTACAGCCGCAGTGCGGAAAAAATAATAATAACAAAAACAGGAGATGATTCGAGCAGTCTGGAAGAAACCTACGATGATTTGGGACGAAAAATAAAAGTGAAGGTTAAAGACGTGACAGGTAATTTTTCATCTGTAGATTATGCATATGACATTTATAACAGAAATTACAAAATTAGTGAGCCTTATTTAAGCGGTAGTGCGTCCTTATATAATGAAACTGAATACGATGAGTATGGCAGGTTTGTAAAAAGTACTTCATCAACCGGAAAGATGATAAAATGTGATTATACCCCGCTTACTACAAAATCGACAATTACAGAGAATTCAAAATCGAAAGAGGTAACAAAAAATGCAATGGGCAAAATTGTTTCCGTGACAGATACTCCCGGAGGATCAGTCTATTATACTTATTTTGCAAATGGGAACCTGAGAAAGACTGAATTTTCAGGAGCAGTTTCTGAAATATTTCAGGATGGCTGGGGACGAAAGACGGAATTAAAGGATTCGTCTGCCGGAATTTTCAGGTATGAGTATAATGATTTTGGTGAATTAACCAAAGAGACCAATGCTAATGGAGTTACAGATTTTACAATAGATGATATTGGAAGAATTAAGGATAAAACTGTAACTGGGAATGCAGGCACATCTAGTTCCAAAACTTACTATACTTATGAAGGCAATTCGAAATTACTGGTTAAAAGTAAATTTGATGATCTGGCCAACAGTACATCAACCATAAATGATTTTACTTATGATAGTTTAAAAAGGATAATCACAACAGTTGAGACAACACCTTATGCTCAATTTACAAAAAACTTTACTTATGATGGATTTGGAAGAATAGCGACTGAAACGTCTACTGCTTTGGCCGGTGCATCAAGTACAAGTAAAATTGAATATAAATATAGCAATGGTACGCGCTGGAAAATATTAGATGGACAGACTGGAGCCATCTTATGGCAGACAAATACGCTAAATGCAAAAGGGCAAATATTGACAGCTCTAAACGGACCAGTTGCTATCACAAATAGTTATGATTCTAATGGCTATGCATCTCAATTCAAATTTGATCAGGCAGCAACGCCTACCAATAATCTGCTGACTTTGAATACTGCTTTTGATGGGCAGAAAGGAGTTTTGAACAGCAGGACAAACAGCTTGTTTAACTGGAATGAGACATTTAAATACGATTCTGCTGACCGTTTAATTGAATTTACAAATGCCTCGGGGAATCAGGAGGGGCAGTCCTATGATGATCTTGGAAGAATTACACAGAATAATTTAGGAACCTATAATTACAATTCTTCAGACCAGCCGTATCGCAACACATCAATCGATCCGACACAGCAGGCCTTGACGTATTATTCAGGAAGACCTTCATTGGTTGTAAGTTATAATACTTTTAAAACTCCGATCGAAATTGAAGAAGCAGGTGTTGACAGGATAAGCTTTATATATAATGACAATAATATGCGAAGCGGAATGTTTTATGGTGGATTGCAGAATGAAAAAACATTAAGGCAATATCAAAAACATTATTCTGCAGACGGCACAATGGAAATTAAGCTGGATAAAGCATCTGGAGCTGTAGAATTTGTTACCTATATTGGAGGAGATGCCTACAGTGCGCCATTAGTGTTAAAAAGTGATGGGACTACACCGAAATATTTATATTTGCTGCGTGATTACCAAAATTCGATAGTTGCTGTATCAGATCAGTCAGGGACTATAGTGGAAAAAAGGCTGTTTGATGCGTGGGGTAACATAATAGCTGTAAAGGATGGATCAGGAATTGATCTTGGGGGTTTAACCATTTTAGATCGCGGTTATACTGGTCATGAGCACTTGCAGAGTGTGGGATTGATTAATATGAATGCAAGATTGTATGACCCAAAACTGCATCGTTTTATGCAGCCTGATAATTTTATTCAGGATATCTATAATACGCAAAACCATAATCGTTACAGTTATGTTTTAAATAATCCCCTGATGTATACTGATTTTACTGGGGAAAAATTTAAGATAACCTTTAATGATATTCTGGCTGCTGTAGAAATTGTTGGCGGAGCTGTTCTGACCCTAGTTACGAGTGGCGTAGCATCTTACGCCGGAGGAGCATTAATCGCATCTGGTATAGCCCATTTTGCGGGAGCATATAGTGAATATCAGCAGACGGGCGACTGGGGAGCCGCATCCAATAATGCCGGATTTGTATTTGGAATAAAATGGAACACGGATTGGGGGTATGACAGTGATGACAAATCAGGTTTAAAAGAGAGCGTAGATGATTACATTGAAAAGACTAATTGGTATGGTGTAGTCAATGCAGGTGTTGGTGTATTGGGGGGAGGCGTAGAGGTTGTTGCTGGTTTGACGGCTGAAGGTTTCACAGCTGGCTTTAGTACAGCACTCGTTGTGGATGGAGTGTATAGAATAGCAGCTAATTCAGCAAGACTAGGAATGTATCTTTCACATGAAGAACCAATTGCGGATGCTTTTCCTTCCAATTCCGGTGCACTGCTTGGTAAATTAGTTGATGGAATGAATGGTGCTAAACCTACAGAAGTTGGAAAAATGCAGTTGTATTATCAGGTTGCAAATGATTTGGGAGTATTCTTTGTAACCTTAGGAAATGGAGGTGCGTATGTAGATGCTTTTTATTTAAGACCTGGATTTTGGAGTTATTCAGCAATAGGTACAAATTGGTATACGATTATCGATTACAGAAACATGAGTGAAGAATATAAGAAAAATAAAAATAAATAA